AACACCCGTATAGCAAAAATGTTTGATGAAGACATGGGAGCTCTGATTATAGAGGAAGCTAAAAATCACGGCGTAGAATTGTGCCTGGGCGAATCAGTAGAAGCATTTAAAGGAAAGGATTACGTCGAAAAAGTAGTAACCGATGAAAACGAATATGACACGGATTTAGTTATTGTTGCTACAGGAATTAAGCCCAATACCGATTTTCTCAAAAGCACCGGCATCATCTTACAGAACAACGGCGCCATCCAGGTGAACCCGTATATGCAAACAAATATTGATGATGTGTACGCTGCTGGTGACTGTGCCACGCAATTTAACCGTATAAAAGAAAAAGATGACTATATTCCGCTTGGAACCCATGCTAATAAGCAGGGACGAGTGGCTGGTCTTAATATGGCTGGAATACCGAAAGCTTTTCAAGGTGTCGTCGGAACTGCTATTCTTCGTTTCTTCGACCTGACCCTTGCAAAGACCGGTTTATCTGAAACAGACGCTAAAGCCATGAATTTCCCTTATGATACGATTACCCACGAAGGCACTCACATTGCCGAATATTTTGAAAACAAGAAAAAGCTTCACATGAAAATTATATATAGAACAGACAATGACATGGTGATTGGCGGTCAAGTCATCGGAGAGGCCGGTGCAGACAAGCGGATTGACGTATTAGCAACTGCCCTGTTTCACCGAATGACACTAGAAGAATTCGAAGACCTTGATTTATCTTATGCGCCTCCATATAACGGTGTATGGGACCCCCTTCAGCAAACGATTCGGCGAGCCAAATAATCAGCACAAGCTGAGAAAAACTCGGCTTATCGTCGATTCCTTATGGCGAAAGCTGAAGTTTTACGTATACTTTGTTCCTTTAACAAAGTTAAAGCTTTCCTAAAGTATAAGAAATGGCCTTGATCATAAAGGTTGGTGCAGGGCGATACCTGCACTTTCCTCTTCCCTTTCGATCAAGACCATGTTGATATTTTCTCCGGCATTTATCCATTTAATACTTGAACATTTACTTCATAACGAGGTAGTTCTTGTTTATACTGCTTCCTTAGCTCT
This DNA window, taken from Alteribacillus bidgolensis, encodes the following:
- a CDS encoding FAD-dependent oxidoreductase translates to MNYVVIGGVAAGMSAAMQIVRNTENANITALEMGNIYSYAQCGLPYIIGGAVKSTENLIARDVKTFRKKYGIDARIFHQVTEVNTDKKFVKGKNLEQNQPFEISYDKLLIATGGSPIIPNWKGRELQGIHALKTIPDLENIMDDLTRAKKITIIGGGYIGLELAENLIETGYSVRMIERNTRIAKMFDEDMGALIIEEAKNHGVELCLGESVEAFKGKDYVEKVVTDENEYDTDLVIVATGIKPNTDFLKSTGIILQNNGAIQVNPYMQTNIDDVYAAGDCATQFNRIKEKDDYIPLGTHANKQGRVAGLNMAGIPKAFQGVVGTAILRFFDLTLAKTGLSETDAKAMNFPYDTITHEGTHIAEYFENKKKLHMKIIYRTDNDMVIGGQVIGEAGADKRIDVLATALFHRMTLEEFEDLDLSYAPPYNGVWDPLQQTIRRAK